A part of Pseudomonas sp. HR96 genomic DNA contains:
- a CDS encoding purine nucleoside permease, translating into MNSINRFTLVGSLTLAALNCHAYAAEAPPVQPKVMLIAMFGPESQHWIERLKLTRDIPVPGLSEDYPAVHCNDQQVCLMTTGMGQTNATASTLALALAPQFDLRKTYFVVAGIAGINPKLGTLGTAAWAHYLVEFGTQWEIDPRDAPKSWPTGYLGINTKGPKEKPPLDYKTEVFELNPALQAKAYALSQHVVLSESKESAAWRKHYPQAPANLAPVVTRCDTVAGNTWFSGTRLSERAEEWTRLLTDGKGAYCTTQQEDNSTYEALLRASRLGRVDIQRLAVLRAGSDFDRPYPGYSEVDNLLKYADQGGFVPALENLYRAGEPLVKDIIEHWAQWEQGVPAS; encoded by the coding sequence ATGAACTCGATCAACCGTTTCACCCTCGTCGGCAGCCTGACCCTGGCCGCCCTGAACTGCCACGCCTACGCCGCTGAGGCGCCGCCGGTGCAACCCAAGGTGATGCTGATCGCCATGTTCGGCCCCGAGTCGCAGCACTGGATCGAACGCCTCAAGCTGACCCGCGACATCCCCGTGCCCGGCCTCTCCGAGGACTATCCGGCGGTGCACTGCAACGACCAGCAGGTGTGCCTGATGACCACCGGCATGGGCCAGACCAACGCCACCGCTTCGACCCTGGCGCTGGCCCTGGCGCCGCAGTTCGACCTGCGCAAGACCTACTTCGTGGTCGCCGGTATTGCCGGTATCAACCCCAAGCTGGGTACCCTTGGCACCGCCGCCTGGGCCCACTACCTGGTGGAGTTCGGCACCCAGTGGGAGATCGATCCCAGGGATGCGCCCAAGAGTTGGCCTACCGGCTACCTGGGCATCAACACCAAGGGGCCCAAGGAGAAGCCGCCGCTGGACTACAAGACCGAAGTGTTCGAGCTCAATCCGGCGCTGCAGGCCAAGGCCTATGCCCTGTCCCAGCACGTGGTGTTGAGCGAGAGCAAGGAGTCTGCGGCCTGGCGCAAACACTACCCGCAGGCCCCGGCCAACCTGGCGCCGGTGGTCACCCGCTGCGACACCGTGGCCGGCAACACCTGGTTTTCCGGCACGCGCCTGAGCGAGCGCGCCGAAGAATGGACGCGTCTGCTCACCGATGGCAAGGGCGCGTATTGCACCACTCAGCAGGAAGACAACTCCACCTACGAAGCGCTGCTGCGCGCCAGCCGCCTGGGCCGGGTGGACATCCAGCGCCTGGCGGTGCTGCGCGCCGGCTCGGATTTCGACCGGCCTTATCCTGGCTACAGTGAAGTCGACAACCTGCTCAAGTACGCCGATCAGGGCGGCTTCGTCCCGGCCCTGGAAAACCTCTATCGGGCGGGCGAGCCGCTGGTCAAGGACATCATTGAGCATTGGGCCCAGTGGGAGCAGGGGGTGCCGGCTTCCTGA